In a genomic window of Tissierella sp. Yu-01:
- the murB gene encoding UDP-N-acetylmuramate dehydrogenase encodes MERNKLQNLFIDKNVGTILFDEPMKNHTSFKIGGPADVMIIPKSEEGLISAVKLCRENDIEMYIMGNGSNLLVRDGGMRGVVIKINEGLNIIKVEGNTIYSQAGSLITAVSRTAMAKSLTGFEFANGIPGSIGGAVTMNAGAYGGEMKDVIKSVRVLDGNNNIVEYTNEEMNFRYRGSKVVDENLIVLSIEIELKPGDHEEIQAVMKDLTEKRTSKQPLELPSAGSTFKRPTGYYAGKLIDDAGLRGLRYGGAQVSEKHCGFVVNIDNATCKEVLQLILVVQKTVRDKFGVELDTEIKIIGED; translated from the coding sequence ATGGAAAGAAATAAACTGCAAAATTTATTTATAGATAAAAATGTAGGAACTATATTATTTGATGAACCTATGAAAAACCATACATCATTTAAAATAGGTGGTCCTGCAGATGTAATGATAATTCCTAAAAGTGAAGAGGGATTGATCAGTGCTGTTAAACTATGCAGAGAAAATGATATAGAAATGTACATAATGGGTAATGGATCTAATCTTCTAGTTAGAGATGGCGGAATGAGAGGAGTAGTAATAAAAATAAATGAAGGTCTTAATATTATAAAGGTAGAAGGTAATACTATATATAGTCAGGCTGGCTCCTTAATAACTGCTGTTAGCCGTACTGCAATGGCAAAGTCACTAACTGGCTTTGAATTTGCAAATGGTATTCCTGGTTCCATTGGTGGCGCTGTAACAATGAATGCAGGTGCCTACGGCGGAGAAATGAAGGATGTTATCAAATCCGTCAGAGTATTGGATGGGAATAATAATATTGTTGAATATACAAACGAAGAAATGAATTTTAGATATAGAGGTAGTAAGGTAGTTGATGAGAATCTAATTGTACTATCCATAGAAATTGAGTTAAAACCTGGAGACCATGAAGAAATTCAAGCCGTTATGAAGGATTTAACCGAAAAGCGTACTTCCAAGCAACCTTTAGAATTACCTAGCGCAGGAAGCACATTTAAAAGACCAACAGGATATTATGCCGGTAAATTAATAGATGATGCTGGTTTAAGAGGACTTAGATATGGTGGAGCACAGGTTTCTGAAAAACATTGTGGTTTTGTCGTAAACATAGATAATGCAACTTGCAAAGAAGTACTACAATTGATTTTAGTTGTTCAGAAGACTGTAAGGGACAAATTTGGTGTAGAACTAGATACGGAGATAAAGATTATTGGAGAGGATTAG
- a CDS encoding PHP domain-containing protein, whose translation MYKILGDYHTHTIYSSGFRKEGKHATGTIEENANVALKNGLSTIVISEHGPGHYLYGVRKSNIQRMRDEINRLNEIYEPKGLKILLGVESNLVSVDGKLDVEDEFLKYTDILLMGYHYGATPKSFKDAYGLYILNPISKVAESVKDKAIEINTKAYLKALDNYHIDIITHPGSKAKIDIREIAKKASRLGTALEISSKHSELSVESLRKIKDIDVYYYINSDAHKPEDVGNLTKGIQKAKDADVDFNRIKNIREIR comes from the coding sequence ATGTATAAAATCTTAGGTGATTATCATACTCATACGATTTATAGTAGTGGCTTTAGAAAAGAAGGAAAACATGCTACAGGAACTATAGAAGAAAATGCAAATGTAGCCCTTAAGAATGGGTTATCTACCATAGTAATCAGTGAGCATGGTCCAGGTCATTATCTTTATGGCGTTAGGAAATCTAATATCCAAAGAATGCGTGATGAGATTAATAGATTAAATGAAATCTATGAGCCTAAAGGGTTGAAAATCCTTTTAGGTGTTGAATCGAATCTTGTAAGTGTAGATGGGAAACTTGATGTGGAAGATGAATTCTTAAAGTATACAGATATACTCCTTATGGGATATCATTATGGAGCTACGCCAAAATCCTTTAAAGATGCGTATGGATTATATATACTTAATCCAATTTCTAAAGTTGCAGAATCTGTCAAAGATAAAGCTATCGAAATTAATACGAAAGCATATTTAAAGGCATTAGATAATTATCATATAGATATAATCACTCATCCTGGTTCTAAGGCAAAAATTGATATAAGGGAAATAGCAAAAAAGGCTAGTAGACTAGGTACTGCTTTAGAAATAAGTTCAAAACATAGTGAACTTTCAGTAGAAAGCTTAAGGAAAATTAAGGATATTGATGTTTATTATTATATAAATAGTGATGCACATAAACCTGAAGATGTGGGTAATCTCACTAAGGGAATACAAAAAGCAAAAGATGCTGATGTAGACTTTAACAGGATAAAAAATATAAGGGAAATTAGGTGA
- the rapZ gene encoding RNase adapter RapZ has product MDLLVITGMSGAGKSQAMKVMEDMGFYCMDNLPPALLSKFAELCQESKKTIDKVAVVVDIRGGEFFDHLFTELDELESKGIGYKILFLDSSDSVLIKRYKELRRPHPLTPDGSLINGINKERKILKEVKARSNYIIDTSKLTLGMLREEMSRIFLEGGETRKISISLTSFGFKNGMLLDGDLVFDVRFIPNPFYIPELKESSGKTDDVRNYVFKWPQTNIFITKVIDMLEYLIPYYVKEGKTQLVVGIGCTGGFHRSVAIAEKIGEVLIEHGHRAMIIHRDLSEV; this is encoded by the coding sequence ATGGATTTACTTGTTATTACTGGAATGTCCGGAGCTGGTAAATCACAGGCTATGAAGGTTATGGAGGATATGGGATTTTATTGTATGGACAACCTGCCACCTGCATTACTTTCAAAGTTTGCAGAGCTATGTCAAGAATCAAAGAAGACCATAGATAAGGTTGCAGTTGTTGTAGATATTAGAGGTGGAGAGTTTTTTGATCACCTTTTCACAGAATTGGATGAGCTTGAATCAAAGGGTATTGGATATAAAATTCTTTTCTTAGATTCCTCTGATTCCGTACTTATAAAGAGATATAAAGAATTGAGGAGACCACATCCTTTGACACCAGATGGCAGTCTGATTAATGGAATAAATAAAGAGAGAAAGATACTGAAAGAAGTTAAAGCAAGATCAAATTATATAATAGATACATCTAAATTAACATTAGGAATGCTACGAGAGGAAATGTCTAGGATATTCTTAGAAGGTGGAGAGACCAGAAAGATTTCAATTTCTCTAACATCATTTGGGTTTAAAAATGGGATGCTTTTAGATGGTGATTTAGTATTTGATGTAAGGTTTATACCTAATCCATTTTATATTCCAGAGCTTAAGGAATCCTCTGGAAAAACTGATGATGTTAGAAATTATGTATTTAAATGGCCTCAGACAAATATATTTATAACTAAGGTCATAGATATGCTAGAGTATCTAATACCATATTATGTGAAAGAGGGAAAAACTCAATTAGTTGTAGGTATAGGATGTACTGGTGGATTTCATAGATCAGTGGCCATTGCAGAAAAAATTGGAGAAGTATTAATTGAGCATGGTCATAGAGCGATGATTATACATCGAGATTTATCAGAAGTTTAG
- a CDS encoding YvcK family protein, with the protein MVYNPKIVAIGGGTGLSILLRGLKKFTPEITAIVTVADDGGGSGRLREDLGMLPPGDIRACLLALANTEPTMEKILQYRFKEGQLKGQSFGNLFIAAMNEIYGSFEEAIKETSNVLSITGKVYPMTLEDVRLHAELENGKIIHGESNIPCEAQNEGCRIKRVFMYPKISYPIIEAVEAIKNADLIVLGPGSLFTSIVPNLLVNDMVSTIYNAKAPKVYICNVMTQPGETDTLGVIEHVQGILTHSREDFLDYVIVNTEEIPDETLNKYITDGSRPVVLKPEDKSILAEKNIKLIEERLVEIKKNYIRHDNIELSKILIKIANKEY; encoded by the coding sequence ATGGTATACAATCCAAAAATTGTAGCAATTGGCGGTGGAACGGGATTATCAATTTTATTAAGAGGATTAAAAAAGTTCACACCTGAAATAACAGCAATAGTGACAGTAGCAGATGATGGAGGCGGTTCAGGCAGATTAAGAGAAGACCTTGGTATGTTACCACCAGGTGATATTAGAGCGTGTTTATTAGCTTTAGCCAATACAGAACCAACAATGGAAAAAATTCTTCAATATAGATTTAAAGAAGGGCAGTTGAAGGGTCAGAGTTTTGGAAACCTATTTATAGCTGCTATGAATGAGATATATGGAAGTTTTGAAGAAGCAATTAAGGAGACAAGTAATGTATTGTCCATAACAGGTAAGGTATATCCTATGACTCTTGAGGACGTTAGATTACATGCAGAGCTAGAAAATGGTAAGATAATACATGGGGAATCCAATATACCATGTGAAGCGCAAAATGAAGGATGTAGGATAAAAAGAGTCTTTATGTATCCTAAGATATCTTACCCAATAATAGAAGCTGTAGAGGCTATTAAAAACGCGGATTTAATTGTCTTAGGACCAGGTAGTCTTTTTACGTCAATAGTACCCAATCTCTTAGTTAATGATATGGTAAGCACTATATATAATGCAAAGGCACCGAAAGTATATATTTGTAATGTAATGACACAACCGGGTGAAACGGATACTCTAGGAGTAATTGAGCATGTGCAAGGTATTCTTACTCATAGCAGAGAAGATTTTTTAGATTATGTAATAGTAAATACTGAGGAAATACCCGATGAAACCTTAAATAAGTATATTACAGATGGATCGAGACCAGTAGTACTAAAACCTGAAGATAAAAGTATACTTGCTGAAAAGAATATTAAATTAATCGAAGAAAGATTAGTAGAAATAAAAAAGAACTACATTAGACATGATAATATTGAACTAAGTAAAATTCTTATAAAAATAGCTAATAAAGAATATTAA
- a CDS encoding Rrf2 family transcriptional regulator, giving the protein MRISSKGRYALASLVYLANKYESGEYIAIFNISESLGISKIYLEQIFSALKKSGIVNSIKGPQGGYQLSKSPKELSVLDVLLVTEAVLFEKAEPTVENKSPNLEAALHSIVFNPLDECINKKLKDISIKDLLEESTRNKGDNYIFYI; this is encoded by the coding sequence ATGAGAATATCGTCAAAAGGCAGATATGCACTTGCTTCACTTGTTTACTTAGCAAACAAGTATGAGTCAGGAGAATATATTGCTATATTTAATATTTCTGAATCTCTAGGAATATCTAAAATCTATTTGGAACAAATCTTTTCAGCACTTAAAAAATCAGGAATTGTTAATTCCATTAAAGGTCCACAAGGTGGATATCAATTATCTAAATCACCTAAGGAATTGTCAGTGCTTGATGTACTTTTAGTTACTGAAGCAGTATTGTTTGAGAAAGCAGAACCTACCGTAGAAAATAAATCTCCTAATTTAGAAGCAGCTTTACATTCAATCGTTTTTAATCCTTTAGATGAATGTATAAACAAAAAGCTTAAGGACATATCTATTAAAGACTTATTGGAAGAAAGCACTAGAAATAAAGGGGATAACTATATATTTTATATATAA
- a CDS encoding NUDIX hydrolase, with amino-acid sequence MVEVSSGGVVIFGNAILLLKKYNGDWVLPKGRLERGENIKSAALREVLEETGVKGEILDYIGAVHYNYKNLKENEIVCKTVHWYLMKSNSMECTPQRKEGFIDAMYVHVDKAKDLVRYADEKKIIIKGIELMNQ; translated from the coding sequence ATGGTTGAGGTTAGTTCTGGAGGTGTGGTAATATTCGGTAACGCTATACTTTTACTTAAGAAATATAACGGAGATTGGGTATTACCTAAGGGACGCTTAGAAAGAGGAGAAAATATTAAAAGTGCTGCTCTAAGAGAAGTATTAGAAGAAACCGGAGTCAAGGGTGAAATACTTGACTATATTGGGGCGGTACATTATAATTATAAGAATCTTAAAGAGAATGAAATAGTCTGTAAGACTGTACATTGGTATCTAATGAAAAGTAATTCTATGGAATGTACACCTCAAAGAAAAGAGGGCTTTATTGATGCCATGTATGTACATGTAGATAAGGCTAAGGACTTGGTAAGATATGCAGATGAGAAAAAGATTATTATAAAAGGAATAGAGCTTATGAACCAATAG
- the whiA gene encoding DNA-binding protein WhiA, translating into MSFSSTTKNELSRIELSEDCCAIAELSALVRMNGTIQIMGSNKLMLKFNTENAAIARRIFTILKMIYNTNVEVMVRRNRQLKKNNNYLIVVNDKDISNMILQDVGFINKNRSNLLTPNYKVPEKIIENRCCKRSYIRGSFLGGGSISNPEKTYHLEFVTNNEEHAKDLSEIINFFELNSKIVTRKENYVVYIKEGEQIVDLLNIIGAHQALLKLEDIRVLKDVRNNINRIVNCETANLSKTIDASMRQIEQIELIQSKLGLNRLPGNLRELAELRLDNPDASLKEIGAMLSTPIGKSGVNHRFRKIEEIANELRGVN; encoded by the coding sequence ATGTCCTTTTCATCAACAACAAAGAATGAATTATCTAGAATAGAACTAAGCGAGGACTGTTGTGCCATAGCTGAGCTATCAGCTTTAGTTAGAATGAATGGTACAATTCAAATTATGGGCTCAAATAAGTTGATGCTGAAATTTAATACTGAGAATGCAGCAATAGCGAGAAGAATATTTACAATATTGAAAATGATTTACAATACAAATGTAGAGGTAATGGTAAGAAGGAATAGACAACTTAAAAAGAATAACAATTATCTAATAGTAGTGAACGATAAAGATATTTCAAATATGATTCTACAGGATGTAGGATTTATAAATAAGAATAGATCAAACCTTTTAACTCCAAACTATAAGGTACCTGAGAAAATAATAGAGAATAGATGTTGTAAGAGAAGCTATATTCGTGGTTCTTTTTTAGGTGGAGGTTCTATAAGTAATCCTGAAAAGACTTATCACCTTGAATTTGTAACTAATAATGAAGAACATGCCAAAGACTTATCTGAAATTATAAATTTCTTCGAGTTAAATTCAAAGATTGTGACTAGAAAAGAAAATTATGTAGTATATATAAAAGAAGGTGAGCAGATAGTAGATTTACTTAATATAATTGGCGCTCATCAGGCTTTACTAAAATTAGAAGACATTAGAGTTCTAAAAGATGTAAGAAATAATATAAATAGAATTGTGAATTGTGAAACAGCCAATTTAAGTAAAACGATTGATGCGTCCATGAGGCAGATTGAACAAATTGAATTAATTCAATCAAAATTGGGTCTAAATAGACTACCTGGAAACTTGAGAGAACTAGCAGAGCTAAGACTGGATAATCCAGACGCTAGTTTAAAAGAAATTGGTGCAATGCTTAGTACACCCATAGGAAAATCTGGTGTTAATCATAGATTTAGGAAGATAGAAGAAATCGCAAATGAATTAAGAGGAGTGAATTAG
- a CDS encoding HPr family phosphocarrier protein — protein MEKLTIKLNNPDGLHARPAAIFIQVASKYTSDLEIEAHGVTVNGKSIIGIMSLGAFHGEEITLIAKGQDEKQMIQELKNLIENQFEGY, from the coding sequence ATGGAAAAATTGACAATTAAATTAAACAATCCAGATGGATTACATGCTAGACCAGCTGCTATTTTTATTCAAGTAGCTAGTAAATACACAAGTGATTTAGAAATTGAAGCACATGGGGTAACAGTAAACGGTAAAAGTATTATTGGTATTATGTCATTAGGTGCATTTCATGGAGAAGAAATAACGCTTATTGCCAAGGGTCAAGATGAGAAACAAATGATTCAGGAATTAAAAAACTTAATTGAAAATCAATTTGAAGGTTATTAA
- a CDS encoding GrdX family protein, giving the protein MKSIIITNNEKVYNKFIKIMDVVYLEESNYLDILLYVRDKIHDGHKLLTHPLSGSIKPNETPFKSIMISSTTGEFDTQGLLIIEESILTAQKFINNKPTPNWVERVLDDFRVIDLSLMENVIEKLGHI; this is encoded by the coding sequence ATGAAAAGCATAATTATCACAAATAACGAAAAGGTATATAATAAATTTATAAAAATAATGGATGTAGTTTATTTGGAAGAATCTAATTATCTAGACATATTGTTATATGTTAGAGACAAGATACATGATGGTCATAAGCTCTTGACTCATCCATTATCTGGAAGTATAAAACCTAATGAAACGCCCTTTAAAAGTATTATGATATCAAGTACAACAGGTGAATTTGATACACAAGGTTTACTTATAATAGAAGAGAGTATACTTACTGCCCAAAAATTCATCAATAATAAACCTACTCCAAATTGGGTAGAAAGAGTTTTAGATGATTTCAGAGTAATTGACTTGTCCTTGATGGAAAACGTAATTGAAAAACTTGGACACATTTAA
- a CDS encoding DNA polymerase III subunit alpha, with the protein MVQRFAHLHVHTEYSLLDGSIRVKDLVKRTKELGMDSIAITDHGAMFGVIQFYKEAKKNGIKPILGSEVYVAVNKYTEKEPKDKNQYHLVLLAENNIGYQNLMKIVSEGYVNGFYYKPRIDHDILRRYSEGIICLSACLGGEVQQFLLDNNYDKAKKVALEYKNIFGRDNFYLELQDHGITEQVNVNRKLIKLSEELDIPLVATNDVHYLKQEDSAVHDVLLCIQTGKTIDEEERMRFPTDQFYLKSPEEMYSLFQYNIEALENTAYIADRCNVELDFNTLHLPSFQVPDGYTDVEYLEMLSKEGLRKRYPVITEEIKKRFEFEFRTIVDMGYTDYFLIVWDFIRFAKEHDIMVGPGRGSAAGSIISYGLGIIDIDPMEFGLLFERFLNPERVTMPDIDIDFCYERREEVIQYVVEKYGYDRVAQIATFGTMAARGSIRDVGRAINMPYSTVDNIAKQIPHELGITLARALEINNALRNEYDNNEEVHNLLDLAIAVEGLPRHTSTHAAGVVISAAPVTDYAPLVKNNDSLATQFTMTELEELGLLKMDFLGLRTLTVIRDAVDLIEENHGVKIEFNKGFTYDDPKVFEMFAKAETLGIFQFESPGMRAFLKELRPNIFEDLIAANSLFRPGPMNQIPTFVECKHDPSKITYIHPKLEPILNVTYGCIVYQEQVMQIVRDLGGYTLGRADLVRRAMSKKKMDVMEQERRNFIHGQLDEYGNILIPGAIRKGVDEESANKIFDLMIDFANYAFNKSHSAAYAVVAYRTAWLKYYYPVEFMAAQISSIMDSTTQVSLYIQECKRLGIEVLPPDVNSSHDKFTVSDNKIRFGLSAVKNVGSGLIRAIVKARANDRFYSFTDFVERIEKIDSTVMNKRAVESLIKCGALDSIGANRAQFLSIFEKVIDGVHSDRKRNIEGQFSLFDVVEDNVQKDNLPNIKEFPQKTLLQMEKEMLGIYVSGHPLEPYVKELNKVSTITTTELSMELDEVKTEIRDGQKVTIGGIIVEKKNKVTKNNNMMAFISLEDIYGSVECIAFPTTYDKYNKYLTEDEVVVVEGRLSISEVEDTKIICEKIMPLNNYKMNKLYIRLSKDSKANLFDQIKEILRRYPGDIPVYVYMEKTKKTVVADRSLWISLENRKVEAELQTVLGKDCVKLS; encoded by the coding sequence ATGGTACAGAGATTTGCTCATTTGCATGTGCATACTGAATATAGTCTATTGGATGGTTCCATTAGAGTTAAGGACTTAGTAAAAAGAACTAAGGAGCTTGGGATGGACTCTATTGCCATAACAGACCATGGAGCAATGTTTGGGGTTATCCAATTCTATAAGGAAGCGAAGAAGAATGGTATAAAGCCGATCCTTGGCTCAGAGGTATATGTTGCAGTCAATAAATATACTGAGAAAGAGCCAAAGGATAAGAACCAATATCATCTAGTTTTGCTTGCGGAGAATAATATAGGATATCAAAACTTGATGAAGATAGTATCTGAAGGATATGTTAATGGCTTTTATTATAAACCAAGAATTGACCATGATATTTTAAGAAGATACAGTGAAGGTATCATATGCCTATCTGCATGTTTAGGAGGAGAAGTTCAACAATTTTTACTTGACAATAATTATGATAAGGCAAAGAAAGTTGCTTTAGAATATAAGAATATTTTTGGAAGGGACAACTTCTACTTAGAACTACAAGACCATGGTATAACTGAGCAAGTAAATGTAAATAGAAAATTAATAAAGCTGTCTGAAGAACTTGATATACCATTGGTGGCCACTAACGATGTCCATTATTTAAAACAAGAGGATTCAGCTGTCCATGATGTTTTATTATGCATTCAAACAGGTAAGACCATTGATGAAGAGGAAAGAATGAGATTTCCTACGGATCAATTTTATTTGAAGTCACCTGAGGAAATGTATTCGTTATTCCAATATAATATAGAAGCTCTAGAAAATACAGCATATATTGCCGATAGATGTAACGTAGAATTGGATTTTAATACCTTACACCTTCCTAGTTTCCAAGTGCCTGATGGATATACAGATGTTGAATACCTTGAAATGTTAAGTAAGGAAGGTTTAAGGAAAAGATATCCTGTAATAACAGAGGAAATAAAAAAGAGATTTGAATTTGAATTTAGAACTATCGTAGATATGGGCTATACTGATTATTTTTTAATAGTATGGGACTTTATAAGATTTGCAAAAGAGCATGATATCATGGTTGGCCCAGGGCGAGGATCTGCAGCGGGGAGTATTATATCCTACGGACTTGGAATTATCGATATAGATCCAATGGAATTCGGTCTGTTGTTCGAAAGATTTTTAAATCCAGAAAGAGTTACAATGCCTGATATAGATATTGACTTTTGCTACGAGAGAAGAGAAGAAGTTATACAATATGTTGTGGAGAAATATGGTTATGACAGAGTAGCACAGATAGCTACATTTGGAACCATGGCGGCAAGAGGTTCCATAAGAGATGTTGGAAGAGCTATTAACATGCCATATAGTACAGTAGATAATATAGCTAAACAAATTCCACATGAGTTAGGGATTACATTGGCAAGAGCACTTGAAATAAATAATGCTTTGAGAAATGAATACGATAATAATGAGGAAGTCCACAATTTGCTGGATTTGGCCATAGCAGTAGAGGGGTTGCCTAGACATACATCAACTCATGCTGCGGGTGTTGTTATATCAGCTGCCCCAGTAACAGATTATGCACCATTAGTTAAGAACAATGATTCTTTGGCTACTCAGTTTACAATGACTGAGCTTGAGGAATTAGGGCTTTTAAAGATGGACTTTTTAGGTCTAAGAACTTTAACGGTTATTAGGGATGCAGTGGACCTAATAGAAGAAAATCATGGAGTTAAGATAGAGTTCAATAAGGGTTTTACCTACGATGATCCAAAGGTATTTGAAATGTTTGCTAAAGCGGAAACACTAGGAATATTTCAATTTGAAAGTCCTGGTATGAGAGCTTTCCTTAAGGAATTAAGACCTAATATATTTGAAGATTTAATCGCAGCTAACTCTCTATTTAGACCTGGACCAATGAATCAGATCCCAACATTTGTTGAATGTAAACATGATCCCTCTAAGATAACTTATATTCATCCTAAACTTGAACCAATACTTAATGTAACCTATGGTTGCATAGTGTACCAGGAACAAGTTATGCAGATTGTAAGGGATTTAGGAGGATATACATTAGGTAGAGCAGACTTAGTAAGAAGAGCAATGAGTAAAAAGAAAATGGATGTCATGGAACAGGAAAGAAGAAACTTCATCCATGGCCAACTTGACGAATATGGAAATATCCTTATACCTGGTGCAATTAGAAAAGGAGTAGATGAAGAATCTGCTAATAAAATATTCGACTTAATGATTGACTTTGCAAATTATGCCTTCAATAAATCTCATTCAGCCGCTTATGCTGTTGTTGCTTATAGAACAGCATGGTTAAAGTATTATTATCCAGTAGAGTTTATGGCAGCTCAAATATCCTCGATTATGGATAGTACAACACAGGTGTCTTTATATATACAAGAATGTAAAAGACTTGGAATTGAGGTGTTGCCACCAGATGTAAATTCGTCCCATGATAAGTTCACTGTAAGTGACAATAAGATTCGCTTTGGTTTAAGTGCAGTTAAAAATGTTGGAAGTGGATTAATTAGAGCAATTGTAAAAGCGAGAGCAAATGATAGATTTTATAGTTTTACAGATTTTGTTGAAAGGATAGAAAAAATAGACTCCACAGTTATGAATAAGAGGGCTGTTGAAAGCCTTATAAAATGTGGAGCATTGGATTCAATTGGAGCTAATCGTGCACAGTTTTTATCTATTTTTGAAAAGGTAATAGATGGGGTACATTCAGATAGAAAAAGAAATATTGAAGGTCAATTTTCATTGTTTGATGTAGTTGAGGATAATGTGCAAAAGGATAATCTGCCCAATATCAAAGAATTCCCTCAAAAAACTCTATTACAAATGGAGAAGGAAATGCTGGGGATATACGTATCAGGCCACCCTTTAGAGCCCTACGTAAAAGAACTAAATAAAGTTTCAACTATAACTACAACTGAACTATCTATGGAATTAGATGAGGTAAAAACTGAGATTAGAGATGGTCAGAAGGTAACTATAGGTGGTATAATAGTAGAGAAGAAGAATAAGGTAACAAAGAATAATAATATGATGGCTTTTATATCCCTCGAAGATATATATGGTTCTGTAGAATGTATTGCATTTCCTACAACTTATGATAAATATAATAAATATTTAACAGAGGATGAGGTTGTTGTAGTCGAAGGTAGATTATCGATTTCTGAAGTTGAAGATACCAAGATAATATGTGAAAAAATAATGCCTTTAAATAATTATAAGATGAATAAATTATATATAAGATTGTCAAAAGACAGCAAAGCTAATTTATTTGATCAAATAAAAGAAATTTTAAGAAGATACCCTGGAGATATTCCAGTATATGTATATATGGAAAAAACAAAGAAGACAGTTGTAGCAGATAGATCTTTATGGATTAGTCTAGAAAACAGAAAAGTAGAAGCTGAATTACAAACAGTATTAGGGAAAGATTGTGTGAAATTATCTTAA
- the pfkA gene encoding 6-phosphofructokinase, giving the protein MKTIGVLTSGGDAPGMNAALRAVVRAGLYNDIRMMGIMQGYDGLLKGNIDDMNLSSVADIIHRGGTVLKTARSEEFATEAGLNKALNVIDIFNIDGLIVLGGDGTLKGAKALSDAGIPTIGIPCTIDNDLAYTDYTIGFFTAVETVVEAISKIRDTSTSHGRASVIEVMGRNCGDIALYAGLAGGAESIIVPEIDYDIDEICEKVLRGRNRGKLHHIIIVAEGVGNPYNIAKVMEDKTGIETKVTVLGYLQRGGTPNTVDRIMGCEMGKRAVELLLEGKSNRVLGIKCNNIFDMDISEALSMKKIFDVEMYNTANVLSL; this is encoded by the coding sequence ATGAAGACAATAGGGGTACTTACAAGTGGTGGAGATGCTCCGGGTATGAATGCTGCATTAAGGGCTGTAGTTCGTGCTGGTTTATATAATGATATAAGAATGATGGGAATAATGCAAGGTTATGACGGACTTTTAAAAGGTAATATAGATGATATGAACTTATCATCAGTGGCAGATATAATTCATCGAGGGGGAACAGTCCTAAAAACAGCCCGCTCTGAAGAGTTTGCAACTGAAGCAGGGCTTAATAAAGCCTTAAATGTAATTGATATTTTTAATATAGACGGATTAATAGTATTAGGTGGAGATGGTACATTAAAGGGAGCTAAAGCATTATCAGATGCTGGAATACCTACAATTGGGATACCATGTACTATAGACAATGATTTGGCATATACGGACTATACAATTGGATTTTTTACTGCAGTAGAAACAGTTGTTGAAGCCATAAGTAAAATTAGAGATACATCTACTTCCCATGGAAGAGCAAGTGTAATTGAAGTAATGGGCAGAAATTGTGGAGATATAGCATTATATGCTGGACTTGCAGGTGGTGCAGAGAGTATAATAGTTCCAGAGATAGATTATGATATAGATGAAATATGCGAGAAGGTTTTAAGAGGAAGAAATAGAGGCAAATTGCATCATATTATAATTGTAGCAGAAGGAGTTGGTAATCCTTATAATATCGCTAAAGTAATGGAAGATAAAACAGGAATAGAAACAAAAGTTACGGTATTGGGATATCTTCAAAGAGGTGGAACGCCTAATACAGTGGACAGAATTATGGGTTGTGAAATGGGTAAACGAGCTGTAGAATTATTGCTTGAAGGTAAATCAAATAGGGTATTAGGAATAAAGTGTAACAATATATTTGATATGGACATAAGCGAAGCCTTAAGTATGAAAAAAATATTTGATGTAGAAATGTATAATACAGCAAATGTATTATCACTATAG